A genome region from Bradyrhizobium sp. WSM1417 includes the following:
- a CDS encoding SMP-30/gluconolactonase/LRE family protein — translation MIRQKQRDHDAALSRRTLVQGLALGAATFAGAGSALAQTGPAAPPTTITTPPRDFGPNGAPTTYFWDPDVIAVDPSFNDLAQPNTAIKRLYTGVLWAEGPAWSAQGRYLLWSDIPNNRQMRWSEDDGRVSVFRSPSNNSNGNSFDFQGRQLSCEHLTRRVTRYEHDGTATVLCDNYNGKKLNSPNDVVAHPDGSYWFTDPPYGGQLYEGEPDAAGGPSNTGGKLNPRIGQPAGFAPGKRELPTNCYRIDPSGRVDLVVTEEQVPDPNGLCFSPDFKKLYVVSTGKGPGDTGPGGKGEIFVFDVGSDNKLTNQKRFSECVIDGVKCGPDGVRCDVNGNVWASSNAGRAVGYSGVTTWSPDGKLLGRIRLPEVCGNICFGGPKRNRLFMAASQSLYAVYTATQGAGPG, via the coding sequence ATGATACGCCAAAAGCAGCGTGACCATGATGCTGCGCTTTCACGACGAACGCTCGTTCAGGGGCTTGCGCTCGGCGCCGCCACTTTTGCCGGCGCCGGCTCCGCGCTGGCCCAGACCGGACCTGCCGCGCCGCCGACGACGATTACCACCCCGCCACGCGATTTCGGTCCCAACGGCGCGCCGACCACCTATTTCTGGGACCCCGACGTCATCGCGGTCGATCCGTCCTTCAACGATCTCGCGCAGCCCAACACGGCGATCAAGCGTCTCTATACGGGCGTGCTGTGGGCTGAGGGCCCGGCGTGGAGTGCACAGGGCCGCTATCTGCTGTGGAGCGACATTCCCAACAACAGGCAAATGCGCTGGAGCGAAGACGACGGTCGCGTCAGCGTGTTCCGCTCGCCGTCCAACAATTCCAACGGCAACTCGTTCGATTTCCAGGGCCGTCAACTCTCCTGCGAACATTTGACCCGGCGGGTGACGCGTTATGAACATGACGGCACCGCGACCGTGCTTTGCGACAATTACAACGGCAAGAAGCTGAACTCGCCGAACGACGTGGTCGCGCATCCTGACGGCAGCTACTGGTTCACCGATCCGCCCTATGGCGGCCAGCTCTACGAAGGTGAGCCCGATGCCGCGGGCGGTCCGAGCAACACCGGCGGCAAGCTCAATCCGCGAATTGGACAGCCGGCCGGCTTCGCACCGGGCAAGCGCGAGCTGCCGACCAATTGCTATCGCATCGACCCTAGCGGCCGCGTCGATCTCGTCGTCACCGAGGAGCAGGTGCCCGACCCGAACGGGCTTTGCTTCTCGCCGGACTTCAAGAAGCTCTACGTCGTCTCAACCGGCAAGGGACCCGGCGACACCGGGCCCGGCGGCAAGGGCGAGATTTTCGTGTTCGATGTCGGCAGCGACAACAAGCTCACCAACCAGAAGCGATTCAGCGAGTGCGTGATCGACGGCGTGAAGTGCGGGCCGGACGGTGTGCGCTGCGACGTCAACGGCAATGTCTGGGCCTCCAGCAATGCGGGCCGCGCCGTCGGCTATAGCGGCGTGACGACGTGGTCGCCGGACGGCAAGCTCCTCGGCCGCATCCGGCTGCCCGAAGTGTGCGGCAACATCTGCTTCGGCGGCCCCAAGCGCAACCGCCTGTTCATGGCCGCGAGCCAGTCGCTCTATGCGGTGTACACGGCCACGCAAGGCGCAGGCCCGGGCTAA
- a CDS encoding calcium-binding protein has translation MRRMPNDTIIVSVGSQQFVTEFGDPGLPNDGRGGSDKMIATVDGSNAVLVFVGDDQTLQGHSHGGNDHLAATVTGFGDYVFVDGDAQAMSGHARGGNDVLHVDASTSIYATLGVFGDAETAMSADTRGGNDVVIASMGNRSSGAFSGDSGSSMSDHAHGGNDILNVTQAGSYGGASISGDALVSMSGDARGGNDILSYTVGAAAQSGGASLVGDAGYMSDGARGGNDILIAAVDGNPDSTSIVLVGDATNMSGNAHGGDDILLGSSRNDLLYGDAQTYAPFTAGSITGGKDMLNGGRGNDQLWGGPNDDRFVFNKGSGLDVINDFDQGNKAVGSTAQEHDLINVHDYGFADWAALKNLIRDDSTGNAVIHLTATDTITLEGLHTADLHAKDFIV, from the coding sequence ATGCGCCGTATGCCAAACGACACCATCATCGTCAGCGTTGGGTCCCAGCAATTCGTGACCGAGTTCGGGGACCCGGGCCTGCCGAACGACGGCCGCGGCGGCAGCGACAAGATGATCGCGACCGTCGATGGGAGCAACGCGGTCCTGGTATTCGTTGGCGACGACCAGACCCTGCAGGGACATTCTCACGGCGGAAACGACCATCTCGCTGCGACCGTCACAGGCTTCGGCGATTACGTGTTCGTCGACGGCGACGCGCAGGCGATGTCCGGCCACGCCCGTGGCGGCAACGATGTGCTTCATGTCGATGCATCGACATCGATCTACGCGACCCTCGGTGTTTTTGGCGATGCCGAAACCGCGATGTCGGCCGACACCAGGGGCGGCAATGACGTCGTCATTGCATCGATGGGAAACAGATCGTCCGGCGCGTTCAGCGGAGACTCCGGCAGTTCGATGAGCGACCATGCGCATGGCGGCAATGATATCCTCAACGTGACCCAGGCCGGCAGTTACGGCGGCGCTTCGATATCGGGCGACGCCCTCGTGTCCATGAGCGGCGATGCGCGCGGCGGCAACGACATCCTCAGCTACACCGTCGGTGCCGCAGCCCAATCCGGCGGCGCGTCTCTGGTTGGAGACGCCGGCTACATGAGCGACGGAGCCCGTGGCGGCAACGATATCCTGATCGCGGCCGTCGACGGCAACCCGGACTCCACGTCCATCGTGCTCGTCGGAGATGCCACGAACATGTCAGGCAACGCGCATGGCGGAGATGATATTCTTCTCGGCAGCAGCCGCAATGATTTGCTGTATGGCGATGCACAGACCTACGCCCCGTTCACGGCCGGCTCGATCACGGGCGGCAAGGACATGCTGAATGGCGGTCGCGGAAATGACCAGCTCTGGGGCGGACCGAACGACGACCGATTCGTCTTCAACAAGGGCTCGGGCCTCGACGTGATCAACGATTTCGATCAGGGCAACAAGGCTGTCGGCAGCACGGCGCAAGAGCATGACTTAATCAACGTGCACGATTACGGCTTCGCGGACTGGGCAGCGCTGAAAAACCTGATCAGAGATGACAGCACGGGAAACGCGGTGATCCACCTGACGGCGACCGATACGATCACGCTGGAGGGGCTCCATACCGCGGATCTCCATGCAAAGGATTTCATTGTATGA
- a CDS encoding FAD-binding oxidoreductase, translating into MRVVICGGGVIGACTAWFLRRQGIDVIVVERTEVAAAASGKAGGFLARDWCEGSPLDALARRSFAIHAQLPDEIAGDWGYRPMSAYSGFVAAAGHPRRDAPSALGWLSNGVIIAQRIGTTETTAIVHPKKFTSAVMNAALAQGAEFRPGQVTGIMRDADGTTATGVEVDGRIVQADAVMIAMGPWSLLAAQWMSLPAVYGQRSPSIVYDTGTDVPADALFLESEENGSAVSIEVFPRADGSTHITALSDIAPLPLDPAAVTPDHDAIARLQTTSERLSPLFRSERIIAQQACFRPVTQDGLPLIGKVPQSEGLYVATGHNVWGILNAPATGEVMAQLIAEGATRSVDIAPFDPARLAPLDPSLLQAR; encoded by the coding sequence ATGCGCGTTGTGATCTGCGGCGGCGGCGTGATCGGCGCCTGCACCGCCTGGTTTCTTCGACGTCAGGGCATCGATGTCATCGTCGTGGAACGAACCGAGGTCGCGGCCGCAGCATCAGGCAAGGCGGGCGGCTTCCTCGCGCGCGACTGGTGCGAGGGCTCGCCGCTCGATGCGCTGGCGCGACGGAGCTTTGCGATCCATGCGCAGCTGCCGGACGAGATCGCAGGCGATTGGGGCTATCGCCCGATGAGCGCTTATAGTGGCTTCGTTGCTGCCGCTGGCCATCCGCGCCGGGATGCACCGTCTGCGCTCGGCTGGCTCAGCAACGGCGTCATCATCGCGCAGCGCATCGGCACGACGGAGACCACTGCGATCGTTCACCCCAAAAAATTCACCTCGGCCGTGATGAACGCGGCGCTCGCGCAAGGCGCCGAGTTTCGTCCCGGCCAGGTGACCGGTATCATGCGCGATGCGGACGGCACGACCGCGACGGGAGTCGAGGTCGACGGCCGCATCGTCCAGGCGGACGCCGTCATGATCGCGATGGGACCATGGTCGCTGCTCGCCGCGCAATGGATGAGCCTGCCCGCCGTCTACGGCCAGCGCAGCCCTAGCATCGTGTACGACACCGGCACGGATGTGCCGGCCGATGCGCTGTTCCTGGAGTCTGAAGAGAATGGCAGTGCCGTGTCGATCGAGGTCTTTCCTCGCGCTGACGGCAGCACACATATCACCGCTCTCTCCGACATCGCGCCGCTTCCGCTCGATCCAGCTGCCGTGACGCCGGACCACGACGCGATCGCGCGCCTGCAAACCACGTCCGAGCGGCTGTCGCCCCTGTTCCGCTCCGAGAGGATCATTGCGCAGCAAGCCTGCTTCCGGCCGGTGACACAGGACGGCCTGCCGCTGATCGGCAAGGTGCCGCAAAGTGAAGGTCTCTATGTTGCGACCGGGCACAATGTGTGGGGCATCCTGAATGCGCCCGCCACGGGCGAGGTCATGGCGCAACTGATCGCGGAGGGTGCGACGCGCAGCGTCGACATCGCGCCATTTGATCCGGCCCGGCTCGCGCCGCTCGACCCATCGCTGCTGCAAGCGCGCTGA
- a CDS encoding ABC transporter substrate-binding protein, whose amino-acid sequence MKKPLSVALRLTLGTAAAAVLMTSGAALAADPIKIGVIAEAQAIAGASIPQAAQLAADEINANGGVDGRKIEIVSYDNHSSSADSVRAFQRAVNEDKVNAVIASYISEVVLALEPWASRLKTPFVTPGAASNEISKSVHADYEKNKYTFHGYLTSAALALSVCDGAKDLLVDKMHMKTAVIMSEDAAWTKPLDIGYEECLPKIGLKVLDHIRFSPDTTDFTPIFNKIEGSKPDVIITGISHVGVQPTVQWKNQQVPIPMFGIASQATNETFGKDTNQAAEGVLYQGVSGPGVAVTPKSVPFAEAFKKKFGNYPSYAGYTAYDEVYYIADAVKRAGSTDADKLVDALEKTDWEGTIGRVQFYGKDDPFTHSIKYGKGLITGLMLQWQGGKQSAVWPKEVAKVDIKFPSFIKLSN is encoded by the coding sequence ATGAAGAAACCGCTCTCTGTTGCGTTGCGACTAACACTCGGTACCGCCGCGGCCGCTGTGTTGATGACGTCAGGCGCGGCACTTGCAGCCGATCCGATCAAGATCGGTGTGATCGCGGAAGCACAGGCGATCGCCGGCGCCTCCATCCCTCAGGCGGCACAGCTCGCCGCCGACGAGATCAACGCCAATGGCGGTGTCGACGGCCGCAAGATCGAGATCGTCTCTTACGACAATCACTCGTCCTCGGCAGATTCGGTGCGCGCATTCCAGCGCGCGGTAAACGAGGACAAGGTCAACGCGGTCATCGCCAGCTACATCAGCGAAGTCGTGCTGGCACTGGAGCCCTGGGCCTCGCGGCTGAAGACGCCGTTCGTCACGCCCGGTGCCGCGTCCAACGAGATCAGCAAGAGCGTGCATGCCGACTATGAGAAGAACAAGTACACCTTCCACGGCTATCTGACCTCCGCCGCGCTGGCGCTTTCGGTCTGCGACGGCGCCAAGGACCTGCTGGTCGACAAGATGCACATGAAGACCGCCGTCATCATGAGCGAGGACGCCGCCTGGACCAAGCCGCTCGACATCGGCTACGAGGAATGCCTGCCCAAGATCGGGCTGAAGGTGCTCGACCACATCCGCTTCTCGCCTGATACCACCGACTTCACGCCGATCTTCAACAAGATCGAAGGCTCCAAGCCCGACGTGATCATCACCGGCATCTCCCATGTCGGCGTGCAGCCGACGGTGCAGTGGAAGAACCAGCAGGTGCCGATTCCGATGTTCGGCATCGCCTCGCAGGCCACCAACGAGACCTTTGGCAAGGACACCAATCAGGCGGCCGAGGGCGTGCTCTACCAGGGCGTCTCCGGGCCAGGCGTCGCGGTGACGCCGAAATCGGTGCCGTTCGCCGAAGCCTTCAAGAAGAAGTTCGGCAACTATCCCTCCTATGCCGGCTACACCGCCTATGACGAGGTCTACTACATCGCCGACGCCGTGAAGCGCGCCGGCTCGACCGACGCCGACAAGCTCGTCGATGCGTTGGAGAAGACCGACTGGGAAGGCACGATTGGCCGCGTCCAGTTCTACGGCAAGGACGATCCGTTCACGCACTCGATCAAATACGGCAAGGGCCTGATCACCGGGCTGATGCTGCAATGGCAGGGCGGCAAGCAGAGCGCGGTCTGGCCCAAAGAAGTCGCCAAGGTCGACATCAAGTTCCCGAGCTTCATCAAGCTCTCGAACTAG
- a CDS encoding branched-chain amino acid ABC transporter permease has product MRAFQILIDGFAISALYALGATGFTLIFGVSGVLNLSHGAIMVAAAVAAWAAASILNVGTYAGALIGVGVALLTSFATYFAVVKPIQDSRRIPNEEKEIFVLTGTLLWGIMIQEVIAYFFTNNAKTVLPIVEGVVEILGVRTPSNEIFTAIVCCFVIALLWLLVNRTRTGKAVLAASMNPRGVTLLGLELTNIYVVVWAIYGILAGIAGVLLGMFLGVSSYSVGPLTASAFSIVVLGGLGSVSGSLIAAFVVGYLETLTAYLVSPAYRTIPALLLLVFVMYIRPQGLLGRR; this is encoded by the coding sequence ATGCGTGCTTTCCAGATTCTGATCGATGGCTTTGCCATCAGCGCTCTCTATGCTCTCGGTGCCACCGGCTTCACGCTGATCTTCGGCGTGTCCGGCGTCCTCAACCTCTCCCACGGGGCCATCATGGTGGCGGCAGCGGTGGCGGCCTGGGCCGCCGCCAGCATCCTGAATGTCGGCACCTATGCCGGCGCACTGATCGGCGTCGGTGTCGCTCTCCTCACCTCCTTTGCGACCTATTTCGCGGTGGTGAAGCCGATCCAGGACTCCCGGCGCATCCCGAATGAAGAGAAGGAGATCTTCGTCCTCACCGGTACGCTGCTGTGGGGGATCATGATCCAGGAGGTGATCGCTTATTTCTTCACCAACAACGCCAAAACCGTGCTGCCCATCGTCGAGGGCGTGGTCGAGATTCTCGGCGTCCGCACGCCCAGCAACGAGATCTTTACCGCGATCGTGTGCTGCTTCGTCATCGCGCTGTTGTGGCTCCTGGTGAACCGCACCCGCACCGGCAAGGCGGTGCTGGCGGCCTCGATGAACCCGCGCGGCGTCACCCTGCTCGGCCTCGAGCTCACCAACATCTACGTCGTGGTGTGGGCGATCTACGGCATTCTCGCCGGCATCGCCGGCGTGCTGCTCGGAATGTTCCTCGGGGTCAGCTCCTACAGCGTCGGACCGCTGACCGCGAGTGCGTTCTCGATCGTCGTGCTCGGCGGCCTCGGCAGCGTCTCCGGCTCGCTGATCGCGGCCTTCGTGGTCGGCTATCTCGAAACGCTCACGGCTTATCTGGTCTCGCCGGCCTACCGCACCATTCCGGCGCTGCTGCTGCTCGTGTTCGTGATGTACATCCGGCCCCAGGGCCTTCTGGGGAGGCGCTGA
- a CDS encoding branched-chain amino acid ABC transporter permease: MASFFTTRLFFISFALVVIAATLPLYVSGYVLGLLTVAFYFGVFAMAWDLLFGFAGEVNFGPTFLIGVGAYTAGILNAQFGWSVYACIVLGALASVIAGLVLALPALRVRGPYFGLTTLVAVLMLQNFIVVFADLTGGEIGLTIPDVISINAGVNYWIALGFMTISAAILYGLSQSPVGLVLQASGQDPVQAGALGFNIVKHKLAAFIVSAFFSGLSGALLVFYFGTASVGTVVDVAVGVNVIVSAVLGGRRTVLGAALGAIFLIVAGEFLRPTGELATFIVSAVALLVVLFFPGGFLGAALSREARS, encoded by the coding sequence ATGGCCAGCTTCTTTACGACACGCCTGTTCTTCATCTCGTTCGCGCTCGTCGTTATCGCGGCAACGCTGCCGCTCTACGTCTCCGGCTACGTACTCGGGCTTCTCACCGTCGCCTTCTATTTCGGCGTGTTCGCGATGGCGTGGGACCTGCTGTTCGGCTTCGCCGGCGAAGTCAATTTCGGGCCGACCTTCCTGATCGGCGTCGGCGCCTACACCGCCGGCATCCTGAATGCCCAGTTCGGCTGGTCGGTTTACGCTTGCATCGTGCTCGGCGCGCTCGCCTCAGTCATCGCCGGCCTGGTGCTGGCGCTGCCGGCGCTCCGGGTGCGCGGACCGTATTTCGGCCTGACCACGCTGGTCGCGGTGTTGATGCTGCAGAATTTCATCGTGGTGTTTGCCGACCTCACCGGCGGCGAGATCGGGCTGACCATTCCCGACGTCATCTCCATCAATGCCGGTGTCAACTACTGGATCGCGCTCGGCTTCATGACGATCTCGGCGGCCATTCTTTATGGCCTGTCGCAATCGCCTGTTGGCCTGGTGCTGCAAGCCAGCGGCCAGGATCCGGTGCAGGCCGGCGCGCTCGGCTTCAACATCGTCAAGCACAAGCTCGCCGCCTTCATCGTCAGCGCGTTCTTCTCAGGGTTATCGGGGGCGCTGCTGGTATTCTATTTCGGTACCGCCTCAGTCGGCACCGTCGTCGACGTCGCGGTCGGCGTCAACGTGATCGTCTCCGCCGTGCTCGGCGGCCGGCGTACCGTGCTTGGCGCGGCGCTGGGCGCGATCTTCCTGATCGTGGCCGGCGAGTTCCTGCGCCCGACCGGCGAGCTTGCGACCTTCATCGTTTCGGCCGTCGCTCTGCTCGTCGTGCTGTTCTTCCCCGGCGGCTTCCTCGGAGCGGCCCTCTCGCGTGAGGCGCGCTCGTGA
- a CDS encoding ATP-binding cassette domain-containing protein, with protein sequence MDMRSSNRAVLEVRGLTKRFGGLTAVKNLGFEVNSGEIFGLIGPNGSGKSTAMKSVMGIERPTSGEVIFEGEDVAGLPAHKIARKGFGMVFQHSRPLNRQTVLENIMVALLPDSLFMLFPDKALVERAKWIADRVGLGNVMNRRPPTLPFADLRRLELAKAIARDPKVVLVDEPFAGLTRAEVEIFSDLIRSFRDEGRAVMLVDHNVKSVAALVDRVLAMYLGEEIVTGKADDVMKNETVRRVYLGGAIETHARPETSFKDKVPLLQVENVSVFYGKAQALENVSIHVHEGEFVSIVGLNGAGKTTLFNTISGFLPYSGEIVRNGEKLRGTTPAKIARSGLVQCPESRELFGEMSVRENLDLGGQHLADDKRATQLAWLFELFPILKERQGQMAQTLSGGEQQMLAIGRALMMQPQILILDEPTLGLAPVILELLSKALTRLRQTTSITVLLGEQNVTFALPHADRVYVLEHARIVWEGDPGRFAAEAGADFL encoded by the coding sequence ATGGATATGCGATCTTCAAACCGGGCCGTGCTCGAAGTCCGCGGCCTGACCAAGCGCTTCGGCGGATTGACGGCCGTGAAGAACCTCGGCTTCGAGGTCAATAGCGGCGAGATCTTTGGGCTGATCGGGCCGAACGGCTCGGGCAAGTCGACCGCGATGAAGAGCGTGATGGGCATCGAGCGCCCGACATCAGGCGAAGTGATCTTCGAGGGCGAGGACGTCGCCGGTCTTCCCGCGCACAAGATCGCGCGCAAAGGCTTTGGCATGGTGTTCCAGCATTCGCGGCCGCTGAACCGGCAGACCGTGCTGGAGAACATCATGGTCGCGCTGCTGCCGGACAGCCTGTTCATGCTGTTTCCGGACAAGGCGCTGGTCGAGCGCGCCAAATGGATCGCCGACCGCGTCGGCCTCGGCAACGTGATGAACCGCCGCCCGCCAACGCTGCCCTTCGCCGACCTGCGCCGGCTCGAGCTGGCAAAGGCGATCGCGCGTGACCCCAAGGTGGTGCTGGTGGACGAGCCCTTTGCCGGGCTGACGCGAGCGGAGGTCGAAATCTTCTCCGACCTGATCCGCAGTTTTCGCGACGAGGGCCGCGCGGTGATGCTGGTCGACCACAACGTCAAGAGCGTCGCGGCGCTGGTCGACCGCGTGCTCGCGATGTATCTCGGCGAGGAGATCGTCACCGGCAAGGCCGATGACGTCATGAAGAACGAGACGGTGCGGCGGGTCTATCTCGGCGGCGCCATCGAGACCCATGCGCGGCCCGAGACCAGCTTCAAGGACAAGGTGCCGCTGCTCCAGGTCGAGAATGTCAGCGTGTTCTACGGCAAGGCGCAGGCGCTGGAGAACGTCTCGATCCACGTCCACGAGGGCGAATTCGTCTCGATCGTCGGCCTCAACGGCGCCGGCAAGACCACGTTGTTCAACACCATCTCCGGCTTCCTGCCTTATAGCGGCGAGATCGTGCGCAACGGCGAGAAGCTGCGCGGCACGACGCCGGCCAAGATTGCCCGCAGCGGCCTCGTGCAGTGCCCGGAATCGCGCGAGCTGTTCGGCGAGATGTCGGTGCGCGAAAACCTCGATCTCGGCGGGCAACATCTGGCCGACGACAAGCGCGCGACACAGCTCGCCTGGCTGTTCGAGCTGTTCCCGATCCTGAAGGAGCGTCAGGGCCAGATGGCGCAAACGCTCTCCGGCGGCGAGCAGCAGATGCTGGCGATCGGCCGCGCGCTGATGATGCAGCCGCAGATCCTGATCCTGGACGAGCCGACGCTGGGCCTCGCCCCCGTCATCCTCGAGCTCTTGTCCAAGGCCCTAACGAGGCTGCGGCAGACGACGTCGATCACGGTGCTGCTCGGCGAGCAGAACGTGACCTTCGCGCTGCCGCATGCCGACCGCGTCTATGTGCTCGAACATGCAAGGATCGTCTGGGAGGGCGATCCCGGCCGCTTCGCCGCGGAGGCTGGCGCCGATTTTCTGTAA
- a CDS encoding ABC transporter substrate-binding protein, with amino-acid sequence MRPLMNLSSSFLLASALALCLAAPAYAQSNEPIKIGVIAEVQSIAGAATPGGAQIAADEINAKGGILGRKIEIVTYDNKSSSADSVRAFQRAVSEDKVSAVIASYISEVVLALEPWAARLKMPLITPGAASNEITKAIHNDYEKNKYTFHGYLTSAAQAQLVCDAAKDLLVDKLKFKTVAIMSEDAAWTKPLDVGYEACLPKAGLKVVEHVRFSPDTTDFTPIFNNIEGKKPDVIVTGISHVGVQPTVQWKNQQVPIPMFGISAQALSPTFWKDTNGAADGVPSLAVATPDVAVTSKTKPFAAAFKAKFGSPPAYTGYTAYDEVYFITEAIKRAGSTDPDKMVAELEKTDYEGTIGRIQFYGKDDEFTHGIKSGPTTVSGLVFQWQDSKQVVVWPEKIAEGKLKFPSFVKLSQ; translated from the coding sequence ATGCGACCATTGATGAATTTGAGCAGCAGCTTTCTCCTCGCCTCCGCGCTGGCGCTATGCCTTGCCGCTCCCGCCTACGCGCAGTCGAACGAGCCGATCAAGATCGGCGTCATCGCCGAAGTGCAGTCGATCGCTGGCGCCGCGACGCCCGGCGGCGCGCAGATCGCCGCCGACGAGATCAACGCCAAGGGTGGCATTCTCGGCCGCAAGATCGAGATCGTGACCTACGACAATAAGAGCTCCTCGGCAGACTCGGTGCGCGCGTTCCAGCGCGCGGTGAGCGAGGACAAGGTCTCCGCCGTGATCGCAAGCTATATCAGCGAGGTCGTGCTGGCGCTCGAGCCCTGGGCGGCGCGGCTGAAGATGCCGCTGATCACCCCCGGCGCGGCATCGAACGAGATCACCAAGGCGATCCATAACGACTACGAGAAGAACAAGTACACCTTCCACGGCTATCTGACTTCGGCCGCGCAAGCGCAGCTCGTCTGCGACGCCGCCAAGGATCTGCTGGTCGACAAGCTCAAGTTCAAGACGGTCGCGATCATGAGCGAGGACGCCGCCTGGACCAAGCCGCTCGACGTCGGCTACGAGGCCTGCCTTCCGAAAGCGGGCCTCAAGGTCGTCGAGCATGTGCGGTTCTCGCCTGACACCACCGACTTCACGCCGATCTTCAACAATATCGAGGGCAAGAAGCCTGACGTGATCGTCACCGGCATCTCGCATGTCGGCGTGCAGCCGACGGTGCAGTGGAAGAACCAGCAAGTGCCGATCCCGATGTTCGGCATCAGCGCGCAGGCGCTGAGCCCGACCTTCTGGAAAGACACCAATGGCGCCGCCGACGGCGTCCCGTCGCTGGCGGTCGCAACGCCCGACGTCGCCGTGACCTCCAAGACGAAACCGTTCGCGGCGGCGTTCAAGGCCAAGTTCGGCTCGCCGCCGGCCTATACCGGCTACACCGCCTATGACGAGGTCTATTTCATCACCGAGGCGATCAAGCGCGCGGGCTCGACCGATCCGGACAAGATGGTCGCTGAACTCGAAAAGACCGACTACGAGGGCACGATCGGCCGCATCCAGTTCTACGGCAAGGACGACGAGTTCACCCACGGCATCAAGTCCGGTCCGACGACCGTATCCGGTCTGGTCTTCCAGTGGCAGGACTCGAAGCAGGTCGTGGTCTGGCCCGAGAAGATCGCGGAAGGCAAGCTGAAGTTTCCGAGCTTCGTGAAGCTGTCGCAGTAA